TCGCGCTTGTCTCTCCTGATACAAAGCCCTTCTTGGCGGAGGTTGTGGAAGAAGCTAATATCGCTCAGCTCGCGGTATCGGATCTTGTTATTGAAGACCCTTATGCTTCCTTCAAAGAAATCGATGACCTCGTCAATAGGCGCGTCGATCTAGTTACCCGCTCAAAACATGTTGCTGTACATGTTGTAGGGGGGACGACTATGATGACCGAGCTCTCGAGAGCCTTCGGAAGGAAAGCAGAGGAACTGGGAATCCCAATGGAAATCTTCGCGACCATCGACAAACGCAGTCGTGAGGAACAGCGAGAGAATCCGTATGTGGTTGGAGAGTATCTTACACTTGAACGATGGCCACTTGGAAATGGAGATTGATAGCATGGAACGAACAGAAATCGAGATTGAGTTACTGACGCCAATGTATCTGGGCGGAGCAACGAAACAGCCTGAGTTCAGAATACCCTCGATTAAGGGGCTCCTCAGGTTCTGGCTACGGGCGATTGACCCAGACTATCGAAAATGGGAACCAAAGGTGTTTGGCGA
The genomic region above belongs to Candidatus Lokiarchaeota archaeon and contains:
- the cmr1 gene encoding type III-B CRISPR module RAMP protein Cmr1; the encoded protein is MWLESILHLNDGHLEMEIDSMERTEIEIELLTPMYLGGATKQPEFRIPSIKGLLRFWLRAIDPDYRKWEPKVFGDAGDYGASPFILRLASRYKKIRTCHIIDQPERSNTKKCIQRG